The genomic DNA GAACGGAGAAGCAGCATCTTGATGAACTGGCCGCCATTACGGCCGATCTTATCCGGACCGTAGGTGAGAAGCTCAAGGCACGGGAAGAGGCCGGGAAGGCCGATCTTCTTATGAAAGGAAAGCTTCAGCAGATCAGCCAGAAGCTTAAGGAGATGGACGGAGCCATGAAAAAGCTCCAGAAGGGTTCCATGACCCAGCTCTCCACCTCCAACGAAAGCGTGAAGCAGATCAGCCAGCGTGTGAAGAATGTCCAGGCCACGATGAACGCCATCAACGACGTCAAGATGGCCCTGCTCCAGGTTGCCGCCGCCGAGAACAAGACCGGGGTCACGGTCGCCCGTAGCCAGTACACGGTGGCCTCCCGGTGGGTGACGACAGGCGCCTTGGCTAAAGCCGAAAAGGACACCGCTGCCGTAAAAAGTCTTATGGATGGCATCAACGAAATAACGAAGCAGGTAACCGGCCCTGGTGGCCTTATCGAGACCAAGAACGCCATCATCGCAGCTCCTACCGAAGACCTCAAGAAGCACTTCAATGAGACACACGCGGCAGCCTTGCAGAAGCTGGCCCAGATGACGGTCATCATGGGGGACCTGGTCGAGAAGGCGGCGGAAGTCAACACAAGTGAGAACAAGCGGTTCGAGGACTCTTTAAAGGGCTCCGAATCTGCAAGTTCAGTAATGTCGATGAACTCCGACCTCGTAGCCATAGGAGGGGATATCAGAAGCCTCACCAGGGAACTTTTCGATGCGGAAAATGCGCAGGAACTCGCAACGGTGCGTGCCGAGCTTGAGCGAAAGTTCGCCCAAGCTGATGCAGTGCGTGCGAGAGTGCAGTCCGGCTACGGGTCTCAGGTGCGCCAACTTCGGGATGTGCTCGGCTCGCTCCAGGAGATACGCAGTCTCCTGCTGGCCAAGGACGGGGTTGTCGTCAAGCTGCAGCATTCCCTCGACGTAACTCGGCAGGCACAGGCCCTAAACGAGAAGCTCAAGGGTGTTGTGGCTGCCCAGCGGGAAGAGGGCAGGAAAGGGATGACGAGCGCCCAGGAGGAACAGAGCAAAGCTGTTAAATCCGTAAATACGGTCTTCCGTTCCAACATCGCCACGGTAAGCATCATCGGTCTGGTGGTGCTCATACTCGGGATTGCCTTCAGTGTCCTCCTCGTGAGAAGCATCACTAAGCCGATCAAGGCATTGAGCGATATGGCGGAAAAATTCGGCAACGGAGATTTCAGTGTACATCTTGATGACAAGCGCAAAGACGAGTTCGGTCAGCTGGCAAGTCATTTCAACAGTGCTGTGGTGCGGCTGAAGGAAATCACGGGAGGATTGCGGCAGGCGATCAACAATCTTGCGGATCATTCCAGGGATCTCACGCAGACAGCGGAGGAGCTGAACCGCGGAGCCCAGCAGCAGGCAAGCCAAGTCGCCCAGGCGGCCACGGCAATGACCGAAATGAACCAGACTATCCAGGAAGTTGCTGCCAATGCTGGCAATGCTGCGCAAGCGACCTCCAACTCTCTTTCCATAGCTTCAGGGGGAAAGGAGACCGTCGGGAACACAGTGAATGGTATGGAAGAGATAGCCAAGGCGGTTCGGGATACTGCCCAGAGCATAAGCCAGCTCGGTACCAGCTCCGAACGGATCGGCGATATTGTCAACACAATCAACGAGATCGCGGACCAGACGAACCTGCTGGCGCTGAACGCGGCAATTGAAGCGGCCCGCGCCGGGGATGCCGGTATGGGGTTTGCCGTGGTTGCAGATGAGGTGCGAAACCTTGCGGAGCGAACTACGCAGGCAACCAGCGAGATAGGCGGCATGATCCGGGAGATCCAGTCCCAGACTAAGCAGTCGGTGGTTTCGATGCAATCCGGAACTCGGCGTGTCGAGGAGGGAGTAGCTCTTGCAGGCGAAGCGAAGGACGCCTTGGAGAAAATTGTAGATGCCTCGAGCCAGGGAGCCGATATGGTTACGCGAATTGCCACTGCTGCCGAGCAGCAGTCAGCGACTGCTTCCGAGGTCTCGGCCAGTATGGAAAAAATCGAGGACATTACCCGTTCGACGGAATCAGCTACGGGGGAAATCAACCGTGCGGCACAGGAGCTGGCTGGGTTGGCGGATAACCTTAACAAAATGGCAGGTTGGTTTAAATGTTGATTCCTTGAATAAGAGAGATTTGTAACTTAAAAGACCGTAAAAGGCCCGTGAGTTCCACGGGCCTTTTCACGCTTTAAAGGTCTCACCGAAGCATTCCAGCGAGCCGCCCGTAAATTACGCTCCTCATCGCCGATACAGGACGCACTCCCGTGGCGGCTTGCGGTTAGCACCTAGTCGAACATGGCAATGCATGGTTCCATGAACATCATTTCAAGTTCGGTGGTATCAAGTTCATCCTCTTTTCCGGGAGTGGTGTCCGTATCTGCCAAATAGGTGCACCCGCCTTCGAAACACCAGTTGAGGTTCAGATCTGTGCTTTCAATGTTCATGTCTCTCATGGCTGGCCCCTCCTTCCTTTGAAATGATTATAGCACAATTTGAATATCAATTTCACACCTCTCGCTTTGCCCATCCGAACTGTATACCGTAACTTCGGTATACATTATTGTCTTCCGAATCCAGCCGCTTTATCGTATCGATACAACAGTAAAGACGCGTAGGGGGAACACGTAATGTGCAAAAAGATTTTCGTCGCTGCTACCGGGCAGCATTGCGGCAAGACAACTATCAGCATCTCTCTGCTTCACCTGGCCCGGCAGATGTACGGCCAGGTAGCTTTCATGAAGCCAATAGGCCCGAAATGCATGACATTCAACGACATTGTCGTAGACAAGGACGCTGCCCTGATGGCAGGCATCTACGGGCTGGAGGAGGATATCGCCTTCATGTCTCCGGTGGTTCTGGGCCGCGGGTCGACAAAACAGTACCTAGACGGGCTGCAATCCAGGGAGGCTGCTGAGGAGCGGATACGGGAAGCCTGCAACAAACTTGAGAGCAAGTCGGAGTTTCTCGTGGTGGAAGGGTCGGGGCATGGCGGAGTCGGGTCAGTGATCGGGCTCAATAATGCACGTGTTGCGCGGGCCGTGGATGCCCCGGTGGTGATGGTCGCCGGTGGCGGTATCGGCAACGTCATAGACGCAGTGGAATTGAACCTTCCCCTTTACGAGCGGGAAGGGGTGGAGGTGAAGCTTCTCCTCGTGAACAAGCTCTTGCCGGAGAAGCGTGAGGAGTCGCTTTCATACCTGCGGAAGGCTTTTGCCCCAAGGGGTCTTATGGTGGCAGGCGCCTTCGATTTTTCTCCAGTGCTCGCCGATCCGACCCTCGCTCACATCTCACGGCTTCTCGGGCATCCGCTTCTAGGCGACACCTCGCAGCGAAACAGGATCATTCACCACATCCAGCTCGGCGCGGCATCCTCGCAAAAGGTAGTGGACGGGCTCCTCCCCTCGACTCTACTAGTCACCACCAGCTCCCGCGATGAACTCATCGTCACCATCTCCTCCCTCTACCACATTCCCGAATACCGAGAGAGGATTGCCGGGCTCGTCATCCCGGGGCACGCGCCGATCTCCCCTATAACCCAGCAGATCCTCACTGAGAGCGGGGTCCCGTATTTAAGGATTGTCGAGACGACGGCGGAGGTTTTTTCAAAGGTGACTGATCATGTATCGAAGATAAGTGCCGATGACCGGGAAAAAATCGATCTCATCAGGTCTTCTGCGGAAAGGGTCCTGCGAGGGGGGGTGGTGGAGGAGCTCCTTAAGGCGTAAGTTCTTCCGGGAGTCTGTGGATCAGATTGAATCTCTATCGAAATAGAGTGGGGTGGGAGGCGCAGTTGCGACTAAGGTGTTACAATTTGCGTGTTAGTTTCGAACTTTCATCAGGAGGCCTGTCGTGACGAGGAACCTAGAGACGAGACGGGTAAAGGAGGCGGTGGAGCTACAGGTCACTGCGGTCAAGATGTTTGCTGCACGACTCTCGGCACGCGACACTGCGGGGCTGGAATCTGATTTCGCGGAGCTCGAGCGGGCAGTGGCCGACCTTCGGGGGGTGGTGGAGTCCCTTCCGCACGTCCACCATTCGGGCAATGGAGGGAAGGGGATCGAGACCGGTGGCGGCAAGGATGCGCTGGAACCTCAGGTAAGCGCGGTGCAGGCGTCGGCATCGCGGCTGTCGGCACAAGATACCGACAGTCTCGACTCCGATCTCTTCCAACTGGAGCGGGCAGTCGCAGGGCTTCGCGGGGTTTTCGAATCAATGCCGGAAACCCACCTGCGGGAGTCCTCCCCCGGGGCTCCGGCAGCCTCGCCTGCAACGACTCGTCCCGAGCGGGAAGCTAAGGGTGCGGAGACTGCGGACGGAACTCAGAGGCACCGTGACAAGCCAAATGAATTCTGAGCATTCTCCCTGCTTCCGGGTCGGGATGGTTATCTCTTCGAGCCGGTGTGTTTTACGCCTGTGATGATCGCGATGCCGACGAGGATCAGGACGGCGATGCCGATGTGGCTAGATTTCACCCCGGCAAGGAGCAGAGCCCAGACGATTCCCCCGATGACGAAGGCGTAGCCGATGAGGTAGAGGACGAGCGACATTGCGACTTCTCCACATAAGGATGTGTGGTATCTGCTATGGACCAGCCGGTACGGGTACTGGTTGAATAAACTATAT from Geobacter sp. DSM 9736 includes the following:
- a CDS encoding methyl-accepting chemotaxis protein, with product MTIKTKLFANMFLTIAGIVIIAGFSLAGMRFVQSKLSVLTEKSTPYQLKTIELQRAVQEHTSNLLKLVGSTSPQELAAARSDLEKTLAEVTNISTELASFKGNASVEGTEKQHLDELAAITADLIRTVGEKLKAREEAGKADLLMKGKLQQISQKLKEMDGAMKKLQKGSMTQLSTSNESVKQISQRVKNVQATMNAINDVKMALLQVAAAENKTGVTVARSQYTVASRWVTTGALAKAEKDTAAVKSLMDGINEITKQVTGPGGLIETKNAIIAAPTEDLKKHFNETHAAALQKLAQMTVIMGDLVEKAAEVNTSENKRFEDSLKGSESASSVMSMNSDLVAIGGDIRSLTRELFDAENAQELATVRAELERKFAQADAVRARVQSGYGSQVRQLRDVLGSLQEIRSLLLAKDGVVVKLQHSLDVTRQAQALNEKLKGVVAAQREEGRKGMTSAQEEQSKAVKSVNTVFRSNIATVSIIGLVVLILGIAFSVLLVRSITKPIKALSDMAEKFGNGDFSVHLDDKRKDEFGQLASHFNSAVVRLKEITGGLRQAINNLADHSRDLTQTAEELNRGAQQQASQVAQAATAMTEMNQTIQEVAANAGNAAQATSNSLSIASGGKETVGNTVNGMEEIAKAVRDTAQSISQLGTSSERIGDIVNTINEIADQTNLLALNAAIEAARAGDAGMGFAVVADEVRNLAERTTQATSEIGGMIREIQSQTKQSVVSMQSGTRRVEEGVALAGEAKDALEKIVDASSQGADMVTRIATAAEQQSATASEVSASMEKIEDITRSTESATGEINRAAQELAGLADNLNKMAGWFKC
- a CDS encoding AAA family ATPase, with the translated sequence MCKKIFVAATGQHCGKTTISISLLHLARQMYGQVAFMKPIGPKCMTFNDIVVDKDAALMAGIYGLEEDIAFMSPVVLGRGSTKQYLDGLQSREAAEERIREACNKLESKSEFLVVEGSGHGGVGSVIGLNNARVARAVDAPVVMVAGGGIGNVIDAVELNLPLYEREGVEVKLLLVNKLLPEKREESLSYLRKAFAPRGLMVAGAFDFSPVLADPTLAHISRLLGHPLLGDTSQRNRIIHHIQLGAASSQKVVDGLLPSTLLVTTSSRDELIVTISSLYHIPEYRERIAGLVIPGHAPISPITQQILTESGVPYLRIVETTAEVFSKVTDHVSKISADDREKIDLIRSSAERVLRGGVVEELLKA